The Christiangramia salexigens genome includes the window CAGCTAAACTGCAATTCGATAAGATATATTATAGAAAAGATATAGGTTTTGATTTATCCTAAGAATGAGTGAGCAGAAGGATCTCTGTTCTCTTCATCATTGTCATTGAAGGTTTTTAATTGCTTCATCCAGTAAAGAAAAGCAAGGAAACCTATGATCATGAATACCCAGTTAAGGATATTTGCTAGGAACCAGGAATCAAGTTCAAGAGCTCTTAAGGCATCTAATGGATATAATAGTAGGTTTTCAAAAAGCCAGGCTATTCCTTCAAAAAAATCTTTCATTGTGTGATCTTTGTTTGTGCTTACAAAAATATAAAAAACCCCAATGCTAACAAGCTTTTTTAGCAAATCCAAACCTTTAAACCTCACAGTCATCATTCTGTTGATGTGTGGCTTCTATATTGCAACCAATTTTTTTAGTTGGGATAATGGTTTCGATGTGCCAGAACTACTGGAAAAAATTGGCGCTCTGTTGGCGCTGGTTTTGAGTTTACTTATTCTCAATTTCATTGCCAAAAAGAATGAACTTACCAAGCGGAGCGCATATAAGACCTTATTATTTGCTGTATTTTCAATATCCTTTTTTGCGCTTTTAAAAAACGAGTCG containing:
- a CDS encoding DUF6341 family protein, which produces MKDFFEGIAWLFENLLLYPLDALRALELDSWFLANILNWVFMIIGFLAFLYWMKQLKTFNDNDEENRDPSAHSFLG